From Carassius auratus strain Wakin chromosome 10, ASM336829v1, whole genome shotgun sequence, a single genomic window includes:
- the LOC113110230 gene encoding alpha-2B adrenergic receptor-like → MTVIHPPYAACRLGAGKNLSSEVKACNSNFSYSPETTAAFATSMTLIMLFTIFGNILVIIAVLTCHSLRGPQNLFLVSLAAADILVATLIIPFSLANELMGYWYFESFWCEIILALDVLFCTSSIIHLCAISLDRYLSISRPVQYATQRTPRKIKGAILVVWLISAVISFPPLVSMNKTPLDKDGCGPQCKLNEDPWYILYSSIGSFFAPCLIMILVYVRIYQIAKKHTRCPPGEPRKDSAGGVPPGRELQNGKNQGGVDPVNVPNMTGSRFNTVNEPQPPAETRQKMKLSRRCKYNEDSSSSGSDAEVVGENNANGTTSSVGELEPGHQTSSPAQTYRKVIVTSKGSQLASSNMKPAGTPNSRRKAMIVREKRFTFVLAVVIGVFVVCWFPFFFSYSLQAICPEACKLPEPLFKFFFWIGYCNSALNPLIYTIFNRDFRKAFKKILCKRCKDCSF, encoded by the coding sequence ATGACTGTAATACATCCTCCATATGCTGCATGCAGGTTGGGAGCAGGAAAAAATCTTAGTTCTGAGGTTAAAGCATGCAATTCCAATTTTTCTTATTCTCCTGAAACCACAGCTGCATTTGCCACCTCAATGACGCTGATCATGCTCTTCACCATCTTTGGGAACATCCTGGTGATCATCGCAGTCCTGACGTGTCACTCTTTACGAGGACCTCAGAACCTTTTCCTGGTGTCCTTGGCTGCAGCGGACATCCTGGTGGCCACATTGATCATCCCGTTCTCCTTGGCCAATGAGCTGATGGGCTACTGGTACTTTGAGTCATTTTGGTGTGAGATCATCTTAGCGCTGGATGTGCTCTTCTGCACGTCTTCCATTATACACCTGTGTGCCATCAGCCTGGACCGCTACCTGTCCATCTCCCGGCCAGTGCAATATGCGACCCAACGCACCCCTCGCAAGATCAAGGGGGCTATATTGGTGGTGTGGCTCATCTCTGCGGTCATCTCTTTTCCGCCGCTGGTATCCATGAATAAGACCCCTCTGGATAAGGATGGTTGCGGCCCACAGTGCAAACTCAACGAGGACCCCTGGTACATCCTGTACTCCTCCATTGGGTCGTTCTTCGCCCCGTGCCTCATCATGATCTTGGTGTATGTTCGCATCTATCAGATTGCCAAGAAGCACACTAGATGTCCTCCAGGAGAGCCGAGGAAAGACTCTGCAGGTGGTGTGCCACCTGGCCGAGAGCTGCAGAACGGGAAAAACCAGGGAGGTGTTGACCCTGTGAATGTCCCTAATATGACTGGATCCAGATTTAACACTGTAAACGAGCCTCAACCACCAGCAGAAACTCGGCAGAAGATGAAACTCTCAAGGAGGTGCAAGTACAACGAGGACAGTTCAAGCTCCGGCTCAGACGCCGAGGTGGTTGGGGAAAATAATGCCAACGGGACAACCTCCAGTGTGGGGGAGCTGGAGCCTGGCCACCAGACATCCTCACCAGCCCAAACATATCGGAAAGTCATTGTAACATCAAAGGGCAGCCAGCTGGCCTCTTCAAACATGAAACCAGCAGGAACTCCAAACAGCAGGAGGAAAGCCATGATTGTCCGCGAGAAGCGCTTCACATTCGTCCTAGCTGTCGTCATTGGGGTTTTCGTTGTCTGCTGGTTCCCGTTCTTCTTCAGCTACAGCTTGCAGGCCATTTGTCCAGAGGCTTGTAAACTACCAGAGCCACTTTTTAAGTTCTTCTTCTGGATTGGCTACTGCAACAGTGCCCTGAACCCACTCATCTACACCATCTTTAACAGGGACTTCCGTAAAGCCTTCAAAAAGATTCTGTGTAAAAGGTGTAAGGACTGTTCTTTTTGA
- the LOC113110231 gene encoding zinc finger CCHC domain-containing protein 9: protein MTRWARANNVHKHRAADATPWKQLKASGNAGVAGTSAGGRHIKQGPGEKKHNPTKKKREHDRDDVNGFLEYLKQTGQTPADQDLREDVATALKKDARRENRRIKRQNTKKNNMICFNCRKPGHGLTDCPEADNDEEMGRGICYRCGSTEHEIQRCRAKVDPAMGNYPYAKCFTCGQTGHLSKACPDNPKGLYAAGGCCRVCGSVEHFQKDCPEHQNSTNSITLGRLSNRISADHEDVHVPVKKAQTKKDKVVVF from the exons ATGACGAGGTGGGCCCGAGCGAACAACGTCCataaacacagagcagcagacgCCACACCATGGAAGCAGCTGAAGGCGAGCGGGAACGCTGGAGTTGCAGGAACAAGCGCCGGTGGCCGACACATCAAGCAAGGGCCGGGCGAAAAGAAACACAACCCAACAAAGAAGAAACGGGAGCATGACCGTGACGATGTGAACGGGTTTCTGGAGTATTTAAAGCAGACCGGTCAGACACCTGCAGACCAGGATCTGAGAGAAGATGTGGCAACCGCCCTGAAGAAAGACGCGAGACGAGAGAACAGACGGATAAAGAGGCAAAACACCAAAAAGAACAATATG ATCTGCTTCAACTGCCGGAAGCCTGGTCATGGTCTCACTGACTGCCCAGAGGCGGATAATGATGAAGAGATGGGACGTGGGATCTGTTACCGGTGTGGTTCTACCGAACATGAGATCCAGAGATGTCGTGCCAAAGTGGATCCTGCCATGG GTAATTACCCATATGCCAAATGTTTTACCTGCGGTCAGACTGGACATCTGTCCAAAGCCTGTCCTGACAACCCAAAGGGACTGTATGCTGCAG GTGGTTGCTGTCGGGTTTGTGGTTCAGTGGAACACTTTCAGAAAGATTGTCCTGAACACCAGAACTCAA CTAATTCCATCACACTCGGCCGGCTGTCCAATAGAATCAGCGCTGACCACGAGGACGTCCACGTGCCTGTGAAGAAAGCACAAACCAAAAAAGACAAAGTGGTGGTGTTCTGA
- the LOC113110232 gene encoding zinc metalloproteinase nas-14, producing MLWFVLLVSWFSEGYESPPPLMKTSETLLDFEEDVAVQEGDILQPTDRNAVSQLWAEVNGSLSVPYEIDLALEDRTKDILKALNMISQKTCVRFHPHANETDYLHFVYAKGCASYVGCLGGEQSLLIGPRCTVGNICHEIIHSLGFYHEHTRYDRGDHVTILEENIAPGKEINFVKRKGNTLGLNYDPESIMHYGNNYFSSNGMPTIEPKEKGLKIGQRTHLSDLDVQKIKKLYHCDKDDEANSSEEF from the exons ATGCTGTGGTTTGTTTTACTGGTCTCATGGTTTTCTGAAG GATATGAATCACCGCCTCCTCTGATGAAGACAAGTGAAACGCTACTTG ATTTCGAGGAAGACGTTGCTGTACAGGAGGGGGATATTTTACAGCCA ACTGACAGGAATGCAGTGAGTCAGCTGTGGGCTGAGGTGAATGGAAGTTTGTCAGTGCCTTATGAAATTGATCTTGCTCTTG AGGACAGGACTAAAGATATTCTTAAAGCCTTAAATATGATTTCCCAGAAAacatgcgtcagatttcatccaCATGCTAATGAAACTGACTATTTGCACTTTGTATATGCAAAAGG GTGTGCATCTTATGTTGGGTGTTTGGGGGGTGAGCAGTCTCTTCTGATTGGGCCAAGATGTACGGTTGGGAACATCTGCCACGAGATCATTCACTCCCTCGGCTTTTACCATGAGCATACCCGATATGACCGTGGTGATCATGTCACTATACTTGAAGAAAACATTGCGCCTG GGAAAGAGATAAATTTTGTGAAGAGAAAGGGGAACACCCTCGGTCTGAATTATGACCCGGAATCAATCATGCATTATGGAAA CAATTACTTCTCTAGCAATGGAATGCCCACAATTGAGCCCAAAGAGAAAGGTTTAAAGATCGGCCAGAGGACTCACTTGTCTGATCTTGATGTGCAAAAGATCAAGAAGCTGTACCACTGTG ACAAGGATGATGAAGCAAACTCTTCAGAGGAATTTTAA